A region of Pseudomonas sp. PDM14 DNA encodes the following proteins:
- a CDS encoding AraC family transcriptional regulator → MKPIADPRYSEASAPPQISRFLLQHVAALGRDPAHLCRGLGFEPDDLKKPGYRLSYRQSYLLVRRALHSLDDSGLGLAVGSRQTAVSWGLVGMAMLASPSLGEALDLALRYQRRTGALLDYEMELRGDKCLIFASTRFFDPDVAVFYLEEAFSSCQAIVRHLSGETLHLNAIELEYPRPAHAQRYAELFDCPVRFGAGHNRISFDARWLELPLPTRDDYVAAEIAALLDSERWDEQGTSDLIETIQREIRKNLCNPPPLADLARQLNLGERTLRRRIGDAGLSYHGIVDALRRAKALALLSHRDSRLIDVASETGFSDVRNFRRAFKRWTGVAPREARRQIHPA, encoded by the coding sequence ATGAAACCCATCGCCGACCCGCGCTACTCGGAGGCCTCGGCGCCGCCGCAGATCTCGCGTTTTCTCCTGCAGCACGTCGCCGCGCTGGGGCGTGACCCGGCGCACCTGTGCCGCGGCCTGGGCTTCGAGCCGGATGACCTGAAAAAGCCCGGCTATCGGCTGTCTTACCGGCAGAGTTACCTGCTGGTGCGCCGCGCCCTGCACAGCCTGGATGACAGCGGCCTGGGGCTGGCGGTCGGCAGCCGCCAGACCGCGGTGTCCTGGGGCCTGGTCGGCATGGCCATGCTCGCCAGCCCGAGTCTCGGTGAGGCACTCGACCTGGCCCTGCGCTACCAGCGTCGTACCGGCGCCCTGCTCGACTACGAAATGGAACTGCGCGGCGACAAGTGCCTGATCTTCGCCAGCACGCGCTTCTTCGACCCGGACGTGGCGGTGTTCTACCTGGAGGAAGCCTTTTCCAGTTGCCAGGCCATCGTCCGCCACCTCTCCGGCGAGACGCTGCACCTCAACGCCATAGAACTGGAGTACCCGCGCCCGGCCCATGCGCAACGCTATGCCGAGCTGTTCGACTGCCCGGTGCGCTTCGGCGCCGGGCACAACCGCATCAGCTTCGACGCCCGCTGGCTGGAGCTGCCGCTGCCGACCCGCGACGATTACGTCGCCGCCGAAATCGCCGCCCTGCTCGACAGCGAGCGCTGGGACGAACAGGGCACGTCCGACCTGATCGAGACCATCCAGCGCGAGATCCGCAAGAACCTCTGCAACCCGCCGCCGCTGGCCGACCTGGCGCGCCAGCTCAACCTCGGCGAGCGCACCTTGCGCCGGCGCATCGGCGATGCCGGGCTGTCCTACCACGGCATCGTCGACGCCCTGCGTCGGGCCAAGGCCCTGGCCCTGCTCAGCCACCGCGACAGCCGCCTGATCGACGTCGCCAGCGAAACCGGCTTCAGCGATGTGCGCAACTTCCGCCGCGCCTTCAAACGCTGGACCGGCGTGGCCCCACGCGAAGCCCGCCGGCAGATCCACCCGGCCTGA
- a CDS encoding aspartate aminotransferase family protein translates to MNASTQPDPRTSGISHWPDTDVIDARLKALIKQPIRPIRRENMDKVLGYFDNQCRASKQLALNAAQVIPGGIQHNLAFNYPFALAMKSARGAHLEDIDGNRYIDFLQAGGPTLLGSNDAVVQEKVIETLRECGPVTGLLHEYEVKLAELVCRHVPSVQMFRMLASGTESVMGAIRLARAYTGKKWVIKIGGAYHGWSDQLVYGMRIPGTGRREAVGIPSGATSHTQESFPNDLGALRRRLQLNRLRGGTAAIIVEPLGPESGTRPAHRDFNANLRKLCDEFGALLIFDEVVSGFRVGLSGAQGYFNVLPDLTIFGKCLTGGYPMAGGIGGRREVMMLLAGGIGGKQTKRAFVGGTLTANPLSCVAGYYSLIEMEKRNAAAVAGRAGDRLTAGLGQIIERRGLPYVVYNQGSVVHLQTSGVLLLNVRNPIQLLREVNPRKHMMEEMGAAYMAHGLVTLAGSRMYTSAADTDEIIDEALNRFDDVFGLV, encoded by the coding sequence ATGAACGCCTCCACCCAGCCCGACCCGCGCACTTCCGGCATCTCCCACTGGCCGGACACCGACGTCATCGATGCGCGTCTCAAGGCGCTGATCAAGCAGCCGATCCGGCCGATCCGCCGCGAGAACATGGACAAGGTGCTGGGCTACTTCGACAACCAATGCCGCGCCTCCAAACAGCTGGCGCTGAATGCCGCGCAGGTCATCCCCGGCGGCATTCAGCACAACCTGGCATTCAACTACCCCTTCGCCCTGGCGATGAAGAGCGCCCGGGGCGCGCACTTGGAAGACATCGACGGCAACCGCTACATCGACTTTCTCCAGGCTGGCGGCCCGACGCTGCTCGGCAGCAACGATGCGGTAGTGCAGGAGAAGGTCATCGAGACCCTGCGCGAGTGCGGCCCGGTCACCGGCCTGCTGCACGAGTACGAGGTCAAGCTGGCCGAACTGGTCTGCCGCCACGTGCCCTCGGTGCAGATGTTCCGCATGCTCGCCTCCGGTACCGAATCGGTGATGGGCGCAATCCGTCTGGCCCGCGCCTACACCGGCAAGAAATGGGTGATCAAGATCGGCGGCGCCTACCACGGCTGGAGCGACCAGCTGGTCTACGGCATGCGCATCCCCGGCACCGGCCGGCGCGAGGCGGTGGGCATTCCCAGCGGCGCCACCAGCCACACGCAGGAGAGTTTTCCCAACGACCTCGGCGCCCTGCGTCGGCGCCTGCAGCTCAATCGTCTGCGCGGCGGCACGGCGGCGATCATCGTCGAGCCGCTCGGCCCGGAAAGCGGCACGCGCCCGGCACACAGGGACTTCAACGCCAACCTGCGCAAGCTGTGCGACGAGTTCGGCGCGCTGCTGATCTTCGACGAAGTGGTCAGCGGCTTCCGCGTCGGCCTGTCCGGTGCCCAGGGCTACTTCAACGTGCTGCCGGACCTGACCATCTTCGGCAAGTGCCTGACCGGCGGCTACCCCATGGCCGGCGGCATCGGCGGCCGGCGCGAGGTGATGATGCTGCTGGCTGGCGGCATTGGCGGCAAACAGACCAAGCGCGCCTTCGTCGGCGGCACCCTGACCGCCAACCCGCTGTCCTGCGTGGCCGGTTACTACAGCCTGATCGAGATGGAGAAACGCAACGCCGCGGCCGTCGCCGGGCGGGCCGGCGACCGTTTGACCGCCGGCCTGGGGCAGATCATCGAGCGCCGGGGTCTGCCCTACGTGGTCTACAACCAGGGCTCGGTGGTGCACCTGCAAACCTCCGGCGTGCTGCTGCTCAACGTGCGCAACCCGATCCAGCTGCTGCGCGAGGTCAACCCGCGCAAGCACATGATGGAAGAGATGGGCGCCGCCTACATGGCCCACGGCCTGGTGACCCTGGCCGGCAGCCGCATGTACACCAGCGCCGCCGACACCGACGAGATCATCGACGAGGCGCTGAACCGCTTCGACGATGTGTTCGGGCTGGTCTGA
- a CDS encoding class II aldolase/adducin family protein — translation MTFEQACEAVVRTAVKLADQGYLAGVGGNLALRIDAERFAVTPSASDYYAMAPGDICVLRLDDLKQLAGTGKPSVESGLHARMLRSRPDCWASVHTHQPVASAFTLLDRALPISDADARQVIGGDVPVCGYAPSGTGWLASNVSRQVRFDLNAYLMRNHGAVCVGRTLDDACRVVQLLEREAVRWFQRALAEQPDNPAFQHALSALNA, via the coding sequence ATGACCTTCGAACAGGCCTGCGAGGCCGTAGTGCGCACTGCGGTGAAGCTCGCCGATCAGGGCTACCTGGCTGGCGTTGGCGGCAACCTGGCGCTGCGCATCGACGCCGAACGCTTTGCCGTCACGCCGTCGGCCAGCGACTATTACGCCATGGCGCCCGGCGACATCTGCGTGCTGCGCCTGGATGACCTCAAGCAACTCGCCGGCACCGGCAAGCCTTCGGTGGAAAGTGGCCTGCACGCGCGCATGCTCCGGTCGCGCCCGGACTGCTGGGCCAGCGTGCACACCCATCAACCGGTGGCCAGCGCCTTCACCCTGCTCGACCGCGCGCTGCCGATCAGCGACGCCGACGCGCGCCAGGTGATCGGCGGGGACGTACCGGTGTGTGGCTACGCGCCCTCCGGTACCGGCTGGCTGGCGAGTAACGTCAGCCGCCAGGTGCGCTTCGACCTCAACGCCTACCTGATGCGCAACCACGGCGCCGTGTGCGTCGGCCGCACCCTCGACGACGCCTGCCGCGTGGTGCAACTACTTGAACGCGAGGCGGTGCGCTGGTTCCAGCGGGCTCTCGCCGAGCAACCTGACAACCCGGCTTTCCAGCATGCCCTGTCCGCGCTCAACGCCTAG
- a CDS encoding FGGY-family carbohydrate kinase: MSRDDRLVLAVDLGSSGCKTALVGLDGQVRAFAFRAVTNHVLPGAGVEQCPEDWWRAFEESASEVLLGDAEARANIVAVACSCQGEATLPVDRDGNPLARAMLYMDMRGQAAVRRQVGGTLPRVAGYDPLKLWRWLHLTGGAPALSGKDPFGHIAFIRDELPELYARTAKFLNVLDFINLRLTGRLAATVDSALTTWVTDNRDPANIRYDEGLLRLAGLSREQLPELVRCSDILGTLRPQVAEKLGLPAGIPVVAGAVDNSAAALGSGAVADNALHLYVGTSSWIGAHVAKKKTDVFRQIAAVPCALTDRYLMMAMQSAAGANLSFLRDRILFAKDALLQDEARPDVYRILDEIAAGVPAGARGLLYLPWLMGERSPVDDGNLRAGLLNLSLEHAREDMVRAFLEGVALNTRWMMEAVEGFIGQPAEAITLVGGGGRSDVWSQIFADTLGVTVHQPQQPIQANARGAAFIAGVGIGAMTFSDIAERVAIRRSFEPGRANSERYAASYATFRAAHKALAPFYATLHGARS; this comes from the coding sequence GTGAGCCGCGACGACCGCCTGGTGCTCGCCGTCGACCTCGGCAGCTCCGGCTGCAAGACCGCCCTGGTCGGCCTGGATGGCCAGGTTCGCGCCTTCGCCTTCCGCGCCGTGACCAACCACGTGCTGCCCGGTGCCGGCGTCGAGCAGTGCCCGGAAGACTGGTGGCGTGCCTTCGAGGAGAGCGCCAGCGAAGTGCTGCTCGGCGATGCTGAGGCACGCGCGAACATCGTCGCCGTGGCCTGCTCCTGCCAGGGTGAGGCGACCCTGCCGGTGGACCGCGACGGCAATCCGCTGGCCCGCGCCATGCTGTACATGGACATGCGCGGCCAGGCCGCAGTGCGTCGTCAGGTCGGTGGCACCCTGCCGCGCGTGGCCGGCTACGACCCGCTCAAGCTGTGGCGCTGGCTGCACCTGACCGGCGGCGCGCCGGCGCTGTCCGGCAAGGACCCGTTCGGCCACATCGCCTTCATCCGCGACGAGCTGCCCGAGCTGTACGCACGCACCGCCAAATTCCTCAACGTCCTCGACTTCATCAACCTGCGCCTGACCGGCCGCCTCGCCGCCACCGTAGATTCGGCGCTGACCACCTGGGTCACCGACAACCGCGACCCAGCCAACATCCGCTACGACGAAGGCCTGTTGCGCCTAGCCGGGCTGAGCCGCGAGCAGCTGCCGGAACTGGTGCGCTGCAGCGATATTCTCGGCACGCTGCGCCCGCAGGTGGCGGAAAAACTCGGCCTGCCCGCCGGCATTCCGGTGGTCGCCGGCGCGGTGGACAACAGCGCCGCTGCACTCGGCTCCGGCGCCGTCGCGGACAACGCCCTGCACCTGTACGTCGGCACCTCGTCATGGATCGGCGCCCACGTGGCGAAGAAGAAAACCGACGTGTTCCGGCAGATCGCCGCTGTGCCCTGCGCCCTGACCGACCGCTACCTGATGATGGCCATGCAGTCCGCTGCAGGCGCCAACCTGAGCTTCCTGCGTGACCGCATCCTGTTCGCCAAGGACGCCCTGCTGCAGGACGAGGCGCGTCCGGACGTGTACCGCATCCTCGACGAGATCGCCGCCGGCGTACCAGCCGGCGCCCGCGGCCTGCTCTACCTGCCCTGGCTGATGGGCGAGCGCAGCCCGGTGGACGACGGCAATCTGCGCGCTGGCCTGCTCAACCTGAGCCTGGAGCACGCCCGCGAAGACATGGTGCGCGCCTTCCTCGAAGGCGTGGCGCTGAACACACGCTGGATGATGGAGGCGGTCGAGGGCTTCATCGGCCAGCCGGCCGAGGCCATCACCCTGGTAGGTGGGGGCGGGCGTTCGGATGTCTGGAGCCAGATCTTCGCCGACACGTTGGGCGTCACCGTGCACCAGCCGCAGCAGCCGATCCAGGCCAATGCGCGAGGCGCGGCCTTCATCGCCGGGGTCGGCATCGGCGCCATGACCTTCAGCGACATTGCCGAGCGCGTGGCGATCCGCCGCTCGTTCGAGCCGGGCCGCGCCAACAGCGAGCGCTACGCCGCCAGCTACGCCACCTTCCGCGCCGCGCACAAGGCGCTGGCGCCGTTCTACGCCACGCTGCACGGAGCCAGGTCATGA
- a CDS encoding TetR family transcriptional regulator: MATKTLSSTPAKARTRREPKQERSQVRFEAILKVALELIAARGYEAVSMREIAREAALPIASLYLYFPTKLAIVQEVWQRYTTSVRDRLQADLQHIVSPGNDADAGLMIERLIDLMVEIQISHPGFVEVWGCVTAAPELRALNSADTLATAAMIATAIRSAHPHTDAEQVEGLALVLCEAGSSITKLALTLDEPERQRRLQQLKRTLHFIYSNSLAAFAAAGDGRA; encoded by the coding sequence GTGGCCACCAAAACTTTGTCAAGCACCCCGGCGAAAGCCCGCACCCGCCGCGAACCGAAGCAGGAACGCAGCCAGGTGCGCTTCGAGGCGATCCTCAAGGTCGCCCTGGAACTGATCGCCGCACGCGGCTACGAGGCCGTGTCGATGCGCGAAATCGCCCGCGAGGCGGCGCTGCCGATTGCGTCCCTGTACCTGTATTTCCCGACCAAGCTGGCGATCGTCCAGGAAGTCTGGCAGCGCTACACCACCAGCGTGCGGGATCGTTTGCAGGCCGACCTGCAGCACATCGTCAGCCCAGGCAACGACGCCGATGCCGGGCTGATGATCGAGCGCCTGATCGACCTGATGGTGGAGATCCAGATCAGCCATCCGGGCTTCGTCGAGGTCTGGGGTTGCGTCACCGCCGCACCGGAACTGCGCGCGCTGAACAGCGCCGACACCCTGGCCACCGCCGCGATGATCGCCACCGCGATTCGCAGTGCTCATCCGCACACCGATGCCGAGCAGGTCGAAGGCCTGGCGCTGGTGCTGTGCGAGGCCGGCAGCTCGATCACCAAGCTGGCCCTGACCCTGGACGAACCGGAGCGTCAGCGCCGCCTGCAACAGCTCAAACGCACCTTGCACTTCATCTACAGCAACAGCCTGGCGGCCTTCGCCGCGGCGGGTGACGGGCGCGCGTAA
- a CDS encoding DUF1302 domain-containing protein, with product MSYNEKSKIALAIGMWLCSVQQVQAFQIDTGPNLTTSLESVAEFTSVYRTSSPERIEQGGQNVFINNNDGSEYYDNGFVSNEFKLTSELHVRTEQDGLFIRGTAWYDTQLMDHDPSGDGFDTHNTDSDEHYPADLKNRAGSRARLLDAYLYTNRYIAERPVSLRLGRQVINWGEGIFYADGINVINPVDIGRVVLPNASLKDALLPTNMISGQFGLTDSLNIEAFYGLEWKGHDLIPTGAFLNNQDYFGKGSNGVLVDLRDELGGLAEFVPGLNGVDGVVAGARYGREHDARDDGQFGVAMRYMVEEWNNTEFSLYYMNYHSKVPFLRIQKGQSFACSSGGGGRFATLCGLAQAVDPGSVPLVDGLALLDSTYYDFVYPEDIRLFGFSVSGTIGDTSVAGELAYRPNAPLEPSMTYELEQMAEGALGAGGASGGSIDLGEFGDGSANDTRRRIDLYKRHELYTGSVSTIHTFGPVGGLDDLLMLAEVAFNHVPGSLLDSANYAYLDSFAWGYTVNFSGLIQDVQPNVDLMPAITFRQDVSGTSPALNENFVQGRKSATLELGAKYGQTLTGKLGYTSFWGARKDNALIDRDHVALNVSYSF from the coding sequence ATGTCGTATAACGAGAAAAGCAAGATAGCGCTGGCAATAGGGATGTGGCTCTGCTCGGTGCAGCAGGTCCAGGCCTTTCAGATCGACACCGGGCCGAACCTCACGACCTCGCTGGAAAGCGTGGCGGAGTTCACTTCGGTGTACCGCACGAGTTCGCCGGAGCGCATCGAGCAAGGCGGGCAGAACGTGTTCATCAACAACAACGATGGCAGCGAGTATTACGACAACGGGTTCGTGTCGAACGAATTCAAGCTGACCTCCGAGTTGCATGTGCGCACTGAACAGGACGGCCTGTTCATCCGCGGCACGGCTTGGTACGACACCCAGCTGATGGACCACGACCCCAGCGGCGACGGCTTCGACACGCACAACACCGACAGCGACGAGCATTATCCAGCCGACCTGAAAAACCGCGCCGGCAGTCGTGCGCGCCTACTCGACGCCTACCTGTACACCAACCGCTACATCGCCGAGCGGCCCGTCAGCCTGCGGCTCGGGCGCCAGGTGATCAACTGGGGCGAGGGCATTTTCTACGCCGACGGCATCAACGTGATAAACCCGGTCGACATCGGCCGCGTGGTGCTGCCCAACGCCAGCCTCAAGGATGCGTTGCTGCCGACCAACATGATCTCCGGCCAGTTCGGCCTGACTGACAGTTTGAACATTGAGGCCTTCTACGGTTTGGAGTGGAAGGGGCACGACCTGATTCCGACCGGTGCCTTCCTGAATAACCAAGACTATTTCGGCAAGGGCAGCAACGGTGTGCTGGTCGACCTGCGCGACGAGTTGGGCGGCCTGGCTGAGTTCGTGCCGGGGCTCAATGGCGTCGACGGCGTGGTTGCCGGTGCGCGCTACGGCCGCGAGCACGATGCCCGTGACGACGGCCAGTTCGGCGTCGCCATGCGCTACATGGTGGAGGAGTGGAACAACACCGAATTCAGCCTCTATTACATGAACTACCACAGCAAGGTGCCGTTCCTGCGCATCCAGAAAGGCCAGTCCTTTGCCTGCAGCAGCGGTGGCGGTGGCCGGTTCGCCACCCTCTGCGGGTTGGCCCAAGCGGTCGATCCAGGATCGGTGCCGCTGGTCGATGGTCTGGCCCTGCTCGACTCCACCTACTACGACTTCGTCTACCCGGAAGACATCCGCCTGTTCGGCTTCAGCGTCTCCGGCACCATCGGCGACACCAGCGTGGCCGGCGAGCTGGCCTACCGGCCCAACGCGCCGCTGGAACCGTCGATGACCTATGAGCTGGAACAGATGGCCGAAGGTGCCCTGGGCGCCGGCGGGGCCAGTGGCGGCAGTATCGACCTGGGTGAGTTCGGCGACGGCTCGGCCAACGACACGCGCCGCCGCATCGACCTGTACAAACGCCACGAGCTGTACACCGGTTCGGTCTCGACCATCCACACCTTCGGCCCGGTCGGCGGCCTCGACGACCTACTGATGCTCGCCGAGGTGGCGTTCAATCATGTGCCGGGCAGCCTGCTCGACTCGGCCAACTACGCCTACCTGGACTCCTTCGCCTGGGGCTACACGGTGAACTTCTCCGGGCTGATCCAGGACGTGCAGCCGAATGTCGACCTGATGCCGGCGATCACCTTCCGCCAGGACGTGTCCGGCACGTCGCCGGCGCTCAATGAAAACTTCGTCCAAGGGCGC